Proteins encoded in a region of the Peptococcus niger genome:
- a CDS encoding PD-(D/E)XK nuclease family protein, protein MELFVAPHEQMAHDAVMEALRGHHERREQAYLLVPEQFTLQSDIHLLEALEVNAVMDIKVKSFASLAREVLGRIEGASRTFVGRAARELVFYQAIAEENENLAIYKNAHLQSGVLTAISDSVATLHAAGISAEGLSALADREDLPSELRRKCVELGRIQQRYETLLGDRYQDVEARLQTLLEVVPKATYLRKVHLYFDAFQSMSPLELAIVEALNQLGVAVHVVVTLPYGAAYATEMPAAVGEHEAYAGSWAFLTALRKIAGASLRIREVHAAEAVLPDLAAVAQGVFNQVKTPPLPSAPHLRLMQSPSTEIEVEAVAALLRKRVVDDGLRWRDITVSVTRPEAYFPLIRRIFAAHGIPVFIDQKRYITENPLLQSVFAAIAMVEHQFRPEDVFAYLKGGLSAIDGEALQSLERHATARKLRGNLFFKESSYVVDEARFHSAEGLAMACEDARLAQEGARVLKAELEDFYLSCRKVETVRHFSTAFYHFITRPEWTEGWHHLQAEIGAWPDEALVQENEQIVEAIIGLLEQLVTALGDRTMPFKEYARLLREGLEKISIGIIPPAQDQVLVGALGRTRTSRAPVQLILGLSDAWYPAQSPETGIFDALDQAALKEVGLALGRTAEETAGEEAMALFQAFTRPTERLVLSWPGSDAGGQTMNRSRLIRRVEEAVEDGQVIGAYALLERLKSYSEPIALRWTLKNLQKLSDGTAVSDSEKRTLGTYYRYFMQENGPRRYFLQTGMGYTNRRPPLAGHLGERLYPALTRGRASVSELESMCACPYQHFIRYGIRPHEEDRLEMQYREIGTLIHAALKELTQVYSSKLKTDSPLNEAEVIPLIRAAVARETDQVIGKNRAQNGRNQVFAKRLKGHMERSALQIFRQLEAGDFKPIGQEVRFGKNQALPEIILDTGVETIRLEGIIDRIDAADDAVRVIDYKTGSKSFDPDAVAGGLQLQLLLYLRAALASGAWDKAGGIFYLRVKDLLIPNENDDPSDIANAIVQALMLDGLVIDDPAILEKMDPGVTESAGTVLRLRGRSKAISQKNNVIAEEAFDDMMRYAEDMANCAAQNALAGYIANEPMVIGNQSSCHFCRYQGICRFEPGMPERTASAEDIPKGGTR, encoded by the coding sequence ATGGAGCTATTCGTCGCCCCTCATGAACAAATGGCCCACGATGCGGTGATGGAAGCCTTGCGAGGGCATCATGAACGCCGGGAACAGGCTTATTTGCTGGTGCCGGAGCAGTTTACCCTGCAAAGCGATATTCACCTGTTGGAAGCCCTGGAGGTCAATGCGGTGATGGACATTAAGGTCAAAAGCTTTGCGTCATTGGCCAGAGAAGTGCTGGGACGGATTGAGGGAGCCAGCCGGACTTTTGTTGGGCGTGCTGCCCGAGAACTTGTTTTTTACCAGGCGATTGCCGAAGAAAATGAGAATTTAGCGATTTACAAAAATGCGCATTTGCAAAGCGGCGTCTTGACCGCCATTAGCGATTCGGTAGCGACCTTGCACGCGGCCGGAATTAGTGCTGAGGGGCTATCGGCCTTGGCTGATCGGGAAGACCTGCCCTCTGAATTACGGCGCAAATGTGTTGAACTGGGACGAATACAGCAGCGCTACGAGACCCTCCTGGGCGATCGCTACCAGGATGTGGAAGCGCGCTTACAAACGCTATTAGAAGTGGTGCCAAAGGCGACCTATCTGCGCAAGGTGCATCTTTATTTTGATGCCTTTCAAAGCATGTCGCCATTGGAATTGGCGATAGTTGAGGCCTTAAACCAATTGGGGGTTGCCGTGCATGTGGTTGTGACCCTGCCTTATGGGGCCGCTTATGCGACGGAAATGCCGGCAGCCGTTGGTGAACACGAGGCCTATGCCGGGAGTTGGGCTTTTTTAACCGCACTTAGAAAAATTGCCGGCGCCTCTTTGCGCATCAGGGAAGTACATGCAGCTGAGGCGGTTTTACCGGACTTGGCCGCTGTGGCGCAAGGGGTTTTTAACCAGGTCAAAACGCCCCCGCTGCCGTCTGCCCCGCACTTGCGGCTCATGCAGTCGCCCAGCACAGAAATTGAAGTGGAAGCGGTGGCTGCGCTTTTACGGAAGCGGGTTGTTGACGATGGACTGCGCTGGCGGGATATTACGGTATCCGTGACCCGACCGGAAGCCTACTTTCCCTTGATTCGACGGATTTTTGCAGCCCATGGCATTCCGGTCTTTATTGACCAAAAACGATACATTACTGAAAATCCCTTGCTGCAATCCGTTTTTGCCGCCATTGCCATGGTGGAGCACCAGTTTCGTCCGGAAGATGTTTTTGCCTATTTGAAAGGCGGTCTATCCGCCATTGACGGCGAGGCCTTACAAAGCCTTGAGCGGCATGCTACGGCCAGAAAATTGCGCGGTAATTTATTCTTTAAGGAAAGCAGTTACGTGGTCGATGAGGCCCGTTTTCATTCGGCAGAAGGGCTGGCCATGGCCTGTGAAGATGCGCGTCTGGCCCAAGAAGGGGCGCGGGTTCTGAAGGCCGAACTGGAAGATTTTTACCTTTCCTGCCGGAAAGTAGAAACGGTGCGTCATTTTTCAACGGCATTTTACCACTTCATCACCCGACCGGAGTGGACGGAAGGCTGGCACCACTTGCAAGCGGAGATTGGTGCCTGGCCGGATGAAGCCTTGGTACAGGAAAACGAACAAATTGTAGAGGCGATAATCGGTCTTTTGGAGCAGCTGGTGACGGCGCTGGGTGACCGGACCATGCCATTTAAAGAATATGCCCGTCTCTTGAGAGAGGGGCTTGAAAAAATTTCAATTGGGATTATCCCACCGGCTCAGGACCAGGTCCTGGTTGGGGCCTTAGGGCGCACACGGACCAGTCGCGCGCCGGTTCAGCTGATTCTGGGTTTATCGGATGCCTGGTATCCGGCGCAATCACCTGAAACGGGGATCTTTGATGCCCTTGATCAAGCTGCTTTGAAGGAGGTGGGCCTTGCCCTTGGCCGGACGGCAGAAGAAACCGCCGGTGAAGAAGCCATGGCGCTCTTCCAGGCCTTTACCCGCCCCACTGAACGCTTGGTCTTATCTTGGCCGGGATCGGATGCGGGCGGACAAACAATGAACCGGTCACGGCTTATTCGACGGGTGGAAGAAGCGGTGGAGGATGGACAGGTGATTGGGGCCTACGCCCTCTTGGAGCGGTTGAAAAGTTACAGTGAACCGATTGCCCTGCGCTGGACCTTGAAAAACCTGCAAAAGCTGTCAGACGGTACCGCGGTGAGCGACAGCGAAAAGCGGACATTAGGGACGTATTACCGGTATTTCATGCAAGAAAATGGGCCGCGTCGTTATTTTTTGCAGACGGGGATGGGCTATACCAATCGTCGGCCACCCCTGGCAGGCCACTTAGGCGAACGTCTCTATCCGGCCTTGACGCGTGGGCGTGCAAGTGTTTCTGAGCTGGAATCCATGTGCGCCTGCCCCTACCAGCATTTTATCCGCTATGGGATTCGGCCTCATGAAGAAGATCGCCTGGAAATGCAATACCGTGAGATCGGTACCTTGATTCATGCCGCCTTGAAAGAGTTAACCCAGGTCTATAGCAGCAAATTAAAAACGGATAGCCCCTTAAATGAGGCGGAGGTTATTCCGCTGATCCGGGCGGCAGTGGCTCGAGAAACCGACCAGGTAATCGGCAAAAATCGTGCGCAGAACGGACGCAACCAAGTATTCGCTAAACGCTTGAAAGGCCATATGGAGCGGTCTGCCCTGCAGATTTTTCGACAATTGGAAGCAGGTGATTTTAAGCCGATTGGTCAAGAAGTGCGCTTTGGTAAAAATCAAGCGCTTCCGGAAATTATTTTAGATACAGGCGTTGAGACCATTCGCTTGGAGGGCATTATTGACCGGATTGATGCTGCTGATGATGCGGTGCGGGTTATTGACTATAAGACCGGTAGTAAAAGCTTTGATCCGGATGCGGTTGCCGGTGGCTTGCAGTTGCAGCTCTTGCTGTATTTGCGGGCGGCCTTGGCCTCCGGAGCTTGGGATAAAGCCGGCGGTATTTTTTATTTGCGCGTCAAAGACCTGCTGATTCCAAATGAAAATGACGATCCGAGCGATATTGCCAATGCGATTGTACAGGCTCTGATGCTGGATGGCCTGGTGATTGATGACCCGGCCATCTTGGAGAAAATGGACCCGGGCGTCACCGAGTCGGCCGGGACGGTGTTGCGCTTGCGCGGACGCAGCAAGGCTATTTCGCAGAAAAATAATGTCATTGCAGAGGAAGCGTTTGATGACATGATGCGGTATGCGGAAGACATGGCGAACTGCGCTGCGCAAAACGCCTTGGCCGGCTACATTGCTAACGAGCCCATGGTCATTGGCAACCAATCTTCTTGCCATTTTTGCCGCTATCAGGGCATCTGTCGATTTGAGCCGGGTATGCCGGAGAGAACCGCCTCAGCAGAGGATATTCCGAAGGGAGGGACACGATGA
- the gltA gene encoding NADPH-dependent glutamate synthase — protein MASKAARHAMPTQDAAARIRNFNEVALGYDHETAVAEAQRCLNCKNPRCVTGCPVAVDIPGFIEAVAQDDLSLAAERLKKKTSLPAVCGRVCPQENQCEGVCVLGIKGDPVAIGRLERYVADWEADQGTPAPEPIQTNGHKVAIIGAGPAGLACAGDLAKMGYEVTVFEALHTPGGVLMYGIPEFRLPKAVVQREVDYIRSLGVQFEVNSIVGKLYSIDELRDNMGFEAFFIGTGAGLPHFMHLPGENYNGIFAANEFLTRSNLMKAYDYPNHATPIKIGRRVAVIGGGNVAMDAARTALRLGAEKSYIVYRRSKEELPARKEELEHALEEGVELVLLSSPIEYLGNEDDVVTGMKLQKYELGEPDESGRRRPVPIEGDVTEMPIDTVVVAIGQGPNPILTDNTPALELTKRGLIVTDDTAQTSLDDVYAGGDVVTGAATVIKAMGAGKEAAFAIDKYLKNKAE, from the coding sequence GTGGCGTCTAAAGCAGCAAGACATGCAATGCCGACCCAAGATGCGGCGGCTCGCATTCGGAACTTTAATGAAGTGGCCTTGGGCTATGACCACGAAACGGCGGTTGCTGAAGCCCAACGTTGCTTAAATTGCAAAAACCCGCGCTGCGTCACCGGTTGTCCTGTTGCAGTGGATATTCCCGGATTTATTGAAGCGGTCGCCCAGGACGACTTGTCACTGGCGGCTGAGCGGTTGAAAAAGAAAACCAGCTTGCCGGCTGTTTGCGGCCGTGTTTGTCCCCAGGAAAATCAGTGCGAAGGGGTCTGTGTGCTGGGCATTAAAGGTGACCCGGTTGCCATCGGGCGTTTGGAACGCTATGTGGCAGATTGGGAGGCGGACCAAGGGACGCCGGCACCTGAGCCCATCCAAACGAACGGACACAAGGTGGCAATTATTGGGGCGGGGCCGGCCGGTTTGGCCTGCGCCGGTGATTTGGCGAAAATGGGCTATGAAGTGACCGTTTTTGAAGCCCTGCATACGCCTGGCGGGGTATTGATGTATGGGATTCCCGAGTTCCGCCTGCCAAAAGCAGTGGTACAGCGGGAAGTGGATTATATCCGCTCACTGGGCGTCCAGTTTGAAGTAAACAGCATTGTCGGCAAGTTGTACAGCATTGATGAATTGCGCGATAATATGGGCTTTGAAGCCTTTTTCATCGGTACCGGCGCCGGCTTGCCGCACTTTATGCATCTGCCAGGCGAAAATTATAACGGTATTTTTGCCGCCAATGAATTTTTAACCCGGTCCAATTTGATGAAGGCTTACGATTACCCGAACCATGCTACGCCGATTAAAATCGGCCGCCGTGTGGCCGTTATCGGTGGCGGGAATGTGGCCATGGATGCGGCTCGTACAGCCTTGCGTCTGGGGGCGGAAAAGAGTTATATTGTCTACCGGCGCAGTAAAGAAGAGTTGCCGGCGCGCAAGGAAGAACTGGAACACGCCTTGGAAGAAGGCGTTGAACTAGTGCTCCTTTCATCGCCTATTGAATACCTTGGCAATGAAGATGACGTTGTAACGGGCATGAAGCTGCAGAAATACGAGTTGGGCGAACCGGATGAAAGCGGACGCCGCCGTCCGGTGCCGATTGAGGGCGATGTCACCGAAATGCCGATTGATACGGTGGTGGTGGCCATCGGTCAAGGGCCCAATCCGATTTTGACCGATAACACGCCGGCTTTGGAATTGACCAAACGGGGTTTGATTGTTACCGATGACACGGCGCAAACCTCACTTGATGATGTCTATGCCGGCGGCGATGTGGTCACAGGGGCCGCTACGGTTATTAAAGCGATGGGTGCCGGGAAAGAGGCAGCATTTGCTATTGATAAGTACTTGAAAAACAAGGCTGAGTAA
- a CDS encoding sulfide/dihydroorotate dehydrogenase-like FAD/NAD-binding protein: protein MYTIVDYKHLGGLTHEMSIEAKQLARKAQAGQFLIIRMNDEGERIPLTIADADPDKGTITIVFQAIGRSTEELATYKVGDTLSDVVGPLGRASEIEKYGKVIIVGGGVGIAPIYPIAKALKAAGNHVISIIGAKNKDLLFWEDRMAAVSNELHIATDDGSCGHKGFVTDILDDICQKEEIAAVWAVGPMIMMKNCVRVTKPYGIKTFVSMNPVMIDGTGMCGGCRIQVGDETKFACVDGPEFDGHLVDFDLAMKRSAYLKDMEAKGREYYHDHTCTLGLEHDDRAAKEV, encoded by the coding sequence ATGTACACCATCGTTGATTATAAGCATTTAGGTGGATTAACGCATGAAATGAGTATTGAGGCAAAACAATTGGCCAGAAAGGCGCAAGCCGGTCAATTTTTAATCATTCGCATGAATGATGAGGGGGAGCGCATTCCGCTGACCATTGCCGATGCAGACCCTGACAAGGGAACCATTACTATTGTCTTTCAAGCCATCGGTCGATCAACGGAAGAATTGGCGACCTATAAAGTTGGCGATACCCTTTCTGATGTGGTCGGTCCCCTGGGACGCGCCAGCGAAATTGAAAAATATGGCAAAGTGATTATCGTTGGTGGTGGGGTTGGGATTGCGCCCATCTATCCGATTGCCAAAGCCCTTAAGGCAGCCGGGAACCATGTGATTTCCATTATCGGCGCTAAAAATAAAGACCTGCTCTTTTGGGAAGACCGGATGGCGGCCGTTTCCAATGAACTCCACATTGCAACCGATGACGGATCCTGTGGGCATAAAGGCTTTGTCACAGACATCCTTGACGACATTTGCCAAAAAGAAGAGATTGCTGCCGTATGGGCCGTGGGACCGATGATTATGATGAAAAACTGTGTCCGGGTTACCAAGCCTTACGGTATTAAAACCTTTGTCAGCATGAACCCGGTGATGATTGACGGAACGGGCATGTGTGGCGGTTGCCGCATTCAAGTTGGTGATGAGACCAAGTTTGCCTGTGTCGACGGACCTGAATTTGACGGCCACCTGGTCGATTTTGACTTGGCCATGAAACGGTCTGCTTACTTGAAAGATATGGAAGCCAAGGGCCGGGAGTATTACCATGACCATACCTGTACCCTCGGTTTAGAGCACGATGACCGAGCAGCGAAGGAGGTATAG
- a CDS encoding dicarboxylate/amino acid:cation symporter, translated as MAEKKSFVHSLLFKLLLGILIGIGLGSVANESVIVVISTLKAIIGDLIGYMVPLIVLGFITPAIVSLKQSAGRILTVTLSICYASSVGAALMSFLAGLAIIPHLNIANDTTAARKIPESLFQLSIDPIMPVMTALITAVLIGLAVLWTGSKTWENLLDEFHQIVLAIVEKVIINILPIYIAATFAGLAYEGAIIYELPVFIKVIFIVIIGHFIWLTLLYGLGGMLSKTNPKEVFRHYPPAYMTAVGTMSSAATLPVALRCARKSKTLDPQIRDFVVPLCANTHLCGSVLTEVFFVMTVSQILYGQLPSTSTMLIFVFLLGIFAIAAPGVPGGTVMASLGLVISVLGFDDNGTALLLSIFALQDSFGTACNVTGDGAISLMVTGIFKKVPGRGNNPPADSESNMETL; from the coding sequence ATGGCAGAGAAAAAATCATTTGTACACAGTTTATTGTTTAAGTTGTTGTTGGGCATTTTAATCGGGATTGGGCTGGGATCAGTTGCGAATGAATCCGTCATTGTTGTGATTTCGACCCTTAAAGCCATTATTGGGGACCTGATTGGTTATATGGTTCCGTTGATTGTTTTAGGCTTTATTACACCGGCAATCGTCTCTTTAAAGCAAAGTGCGGGGCGGATTTTGACCGTGACCTTGTCCATTTGCTATGCCTCTTCTGTAGGGGCTGCACTCATGAGCTTTCTTGCCGGGCTGGCGATTATTCCTCATTTGAATATCGCCAATGATACGACGGCTGCGCGGAAAATTCCTGAATCCTTATTTCAGCTGTCCATTGATCCGATTATGCCGGTGATGACCGCCTTGATTACCGCAGTGCTCATCGGTCTGGCTGTCTTATGGACCGGCTCTAAAACCTGGGAAAATTTGCTAGATGAATTCCATCAAATAGTTCTGGCGATTGTGGAAAAAGTAATTATCAATATTTTGCCGATTTATATCGCAGCCACATTTGCCGGATTGGCTTATGAAGGCGCCATTATTTATGAATTGCCTGTATTTATCAAGGTGATTTTCATTGTCATTATAGGGCACTTCATTTGGTTGACGCTTTTGTATGGCCTCGGCGGGATGCTTTCGAAAACAAACCCAAAAGAGGTCTTTCGGCATTATCCGCCGGCCTATATGACTGCTGTCGGGACCATGAGCTCTGCCGCCACCTTGCCGGTGGCATTGCGCTGTGCCCGCAAGTCTAAAACTTTGGATCCGCAGATTCGCGACTTTGTGGTGCCACTTTGTGCCAACACACATTTGTGCGGTTCCGTCTTAACGGAAGTCTTCTTTGTGATGACGGTTTCGCAGATCCTCTATGGGCAATTGCCGTCCACATCAACCATGTTGATTTTTGTTTTCCTGTTGGGTATTTTTGCCATTGCGGCCCCCGGGGTGCCCGGTGGGACAGTGATGGCCTCCCTAGGGCTGGTCATCTCTGTACTGGGCTTTGACGATAACGGAACGGCCCTTTTGCTGTCTATATTTGCCTTGCAGGATAGTTTCGGGACGGCCTGCAATGTTACCGGTGATGGTGCCATCAGCTTGATGGTGACCGGTATCTTTAAAAAAGTGCCAGGCCGTGGCAATAATCCACCGGCTGATTCGGAATCAAATATGGAAACGCTTTAA
- the ftsH gene encoding ATP-dependent zinc metalloprotease FtsH produces the protein MNKKAWKSFVIYLVIFLLFLSLLEYFTSGQTQQTEQIIYNQNYSELMKGAEKGDVKSITITSYDNYQEVEGTTKNKKTFKMNIPKDAGQLEKTMMENGVKIKQEATPQPSPILNLLGTLLPVLLLVGLFFFFMNQSQGGGAKMSQFGKSKAKMQMDDKKKVTFKDVAGADEVKEELAEVVGFLKDPRKYAQIGAKIPKGVLLFGPPGTGKTLLARAVAGEAGVPFFSISGSDFVEMFVGVGASRVRDLFEQAKKNSPCIIFIDEIDAVGRQRGAGVGGGHDEREQTLNQLLVEMDGFDDNEGIIILAATNRPDILDPALLRPGRFDRQVTVGRPDVRGREEILKVHVRNKPLAADVDLRVIAKQTVGFTGADLANLVNEAALLSARENLKTIGHAQFEQSIERIIAGPEKKNPAKISEKEQRLVSYHEAGHAIIGHYLPECDPIHKVSIVARGNAGGYTMSLPEEDRNYMTRTHLLSEVTMMLGGRVAEEIVLGEISTGASNDIERASKTIRQMVTRWGMSDELGTIAFGEDQEQVFLGRDLGHSRNYSEAIAYSIDKEVKRLMDECHAKAHDLLNQYRKELDIIAKALTEKENLNNFEFNGLLEGRSLEELEEAQEAHREELERKKELQRKGIVDNRTAEEKEEGSEGPADQAKSND, from the coding sequence ATGAACAAAAAAGCATGGAAGAGTTTTGTCATCTATCTTGTGATATTTTTGTTGTTTCTGTCTTTGCTGGAATATTTTACAAGCGGTCAAACCCAGCAAACAGAACAAATCATTTATAACCAAAACTATTCCGAGCTCATGAAAGGCGCGGAAAAAGGGGACGTCAAGTCTATTACGATCACCAGCTATGACAATTATCAGGAAGTGGAAGGGACGACTAAAAACAAAAAAACCTTCAAGATGAACATCCCGAAAGATGCAGGGCAGCTGGAAAAAACCATGATGGAAAACGGCGTTAAAATCAAACAGGAAGCAACGCCTCAGCCCTCACCGATTTTAAACCTTTTGGGGACGCTTTTACCTGTTCTACTCCTTGTGGGCCTCTTCTTCTTCTTTATGAATCAGAGCCAAGGTGGCGGCGCCAAAATGAGCCAATTTGGCAAAAGTAAAGCCAAAATGCAAATGGACGATAAGAAAAAAGTCACATTCAAAGATGTGGCCGGCGCTGACGAGGTTAAAGAAGAGTTAGCAGAAGTGGTGGGCTTCTTAAAAGATCCGCGTAAATATGCCCAAATTGGGGCGAAAATCCCTAAAGGCGTTTTATTGTTTGGGCCACCCGGGACAGGGAAAACCTTGCTGGCAAGAGCTGTCGCCGGAGAAGCCGGGGTACCTTTTTTCAGCATTTCCGGTTCTGATTTTGTGGAAATGTTTGTTGGGGTCGGAGCTTCGCGTGTACGTGACCTGTTTGAACAAGCTAAGAAAAATAGCCCCTGTATCATTTTCATCGATGAAATTGACGCAGTCGGGCGTCAAAGAGGTGCCGGCGTTGGCGGCGGACATGATGAACGGGAGCAAACCTTAAACCAACTTTTAGTGGAAATGGATGGCTTTGATGACAATGAAGGCATTATCATTCTGGCAGCCACTAACCGTCCGGATATTTTGGATCCGGCGCTTTTACGCCCCGGTCGCTTTGACCGTCAGGTAACCGTTGGACGTCCTGATGTCCGCGGACGTGAAGAAATTTTGAAAGTTCACGTGCGCAACAAGCCCTTGGCAGCCGATGTCGACTTGCGCGTCATTGCTAAGCAGACGGTGGGCTTTACAGGCGCTGATTTGGCCAACTTAGTCAATGAAGCGGCCCTCTTGTCGGCCCGGGAAAATTTAAAAACCATTGGACATGCACAGTTTGAGCAATCCATTGAACGCATCATCGCCGGACCGGAAAAGAAAAATCCGGCCAAGATCAGTGAGAAGGAACAACGCTTGGTCTCCTATCATGAAGCAGGTCATGCGATTATCGGGCATTATTTGCCGGAGTGTGATCCGATTCATAAGGTATCTATTGTGGCGCGCGGCAATGCTGGCGGCTACACCATGTCTCTGCCGGAAGAAGACCGCAACTACATGACCCGTACCCACTTGCTGAGTGAAGTCACCATGATGCTTGGGGGACGGGTGGCAGAAGAAATCGTTCTAGGTGAGATTTCTACAGGCGCTTCCAACGACATTGAACGTGCCAGCAAAACCATTCGTCAAATGGTGACCCGGTGGGGTATGAGCGATGAACTCGGCACCATTGCCTTTGGCGAAGACCAGGAACAGGTCTTTTTAGGTCGTGATTTGGGTCATTCGCGGAATTACAGTGAGGCCATTGCCTATTCTATTGACAAAGAAGTCAAGCGGTTAATGGATGAATGCCATGCCAAGGCGCATGACTTGCTGAATCAATACCGCAAAGAGCTCGACATCATTGCCAAAGCCTTGACAGAAAAAGAAAACCTCAATAACTTTGAGTTTAACGGCTTACTGGAAGGACGGTCTCTTGAGGAACTGGAAGAGGCCCAGGAAGCGCATCGTGAGGAATTGGAGCGCAAAAAAGAGCTGCAACGCAAAGGGATTGTCGATAATCGGACGGCGGAAGAAAAGGAAGAGGGCTCAGAAGGGCCGGCCGATCAAGCCAAGTCCAATGATTAA
- the tilS gene encoding tRNA lysidine(34) synthetase TilS, translating into MMFQKAFVDFIQEQGLLAHGDRVLIGLSGGPDSMALCDLLCRMRESWGLFLMAAHLNHSLRPSADAEAQTVAGYCRAQHIPLISAKINVAHLALEKGLGEEAAGRLARQNLYRESMDRYRLQTLALGHHADDRAETILLNMIRGAGARGMAAMPARSHQIIRPLLFAHKEDILAYCAQANLLYTVDESNADVRYARNRIRKDVIPVLTEINTGAVDHINEMAGHLEEIRSAMAETVILPLLEASGPILAGEISFPRELLRQQAPYVQKEILTLLRQSLAAGGGQFGEGQLKTYIDLLNSQQNDKIIDAGRFKVYIEKAHIILADERLRPKKFEPFRWQPEVGSCLNCPDWPGRLEVLSGNLPLRSLWTYRVQDGQNFYWRHRQPGDSIWRRGIGHQPLKKLFQTYSVPNRLRARWPILCDEDDQPLWLPGLAKSDLQKYGKNTVKKGIYIKAFLDDETYRPKG; encoded by the coding sequence ATGATGTTTCAGAAAGCCTTTGTTGACTTTATTCAAGAGCAGGGCTTGCTGGCCCATGGCGACCGGGTATTGATCGGCTTATCGGGCGGGCCGGATTCAATGGCCCTCTGCGATTTGCTTTGCCGGATGCGTGAAAGTTGGGGGCTGTTTTTGATGGCGGCCCATTTAAATCACAGTTTACGGCCTTCTGCAGATGCTGAAGCGCAGACGGTTGCCGGCTATTGCCGCGCCCAGCATATTCCGCTGATCAGCGCCAAGATTAATGTTGCGCATTTGGCTCTAGAAAAAGGCCTGGGCGAAGAAGCTGCCGGGCGCCTGGCCAGGCAAAACCTTTATCGGGAAAGCATGGATCGCTATCGGTTACAGACTTTGGCCTTGGGCCATCACGCCGATGACCGTGCTGAGACCATTTTATTGAATATGATTCGCGGCGCCGGTGCAAGAGGAATGGCTGCCATGCCTGCGCGCAGCCATCAGATTATCCGGCCCCTGCTGTTTGCGCACAAAGAAGATATCCTCGCTTATTGTGCGCAAGCGAATCTTCTATATACTGTGGATGAATCTAATGCAGACGTGCGTTATGCTCGTAATCGGATTCGGAAGGACGTCATCCCTGTGCTGACGGAGATTAATACCGGGGCTGTAGACCATATTAACGAGATGGCGGGGCATTTAGAAGAAATTCGGTCTGCCATGGCGGAGACGGTCATTCTGCCCTTACTGGAGGCTTCAGGACCTATTCTTGCCGGTGAAATCAGTTTTCCGCGAGAATTGCTCCGCCAACAAGCGCCTTATGTGCAAAAAGAAATCTTGACTTTATTACGGCAATCCTTGGCAGCTGGCGGGGGTCAGTTTGGCGAGGGTCAGCTTAAAACATATATTGATCTTTTAAATTCCCAACAAAATGATAAAATAATAGACGCCGGTCGTTTTAAGGTGTATATTGAAAAGGCACACATTATTTTAGCAGATGAGCGGTTGCGGCCTAAAAAATTTGAGCCCTTTCGCTGGCAGCCGGAAGTCGGGAGCTGTTTGAACTGTCCGGACTGGCCGGGCCGCCTGGAAGTCTTATCCGGCAACTTGCCCCTACGGTCCTTATGGACCTATCGTGTCCAGGATGGACAAAACTTCTACTGGCGCCATCGACAACCGGGGGACTCTATCTGGCGCAGAGGAATTGGGCATCAGCCACTAAAAAAGCTTTTTCAGACCTATAGTGTCCCCAACCGGTTACGGGCCCGATGGCCAATTTTATGCGATGAGGATGACCAGCCCTTATGGTTGCCCGGATTGGCCAAAAGCGATTTACAAAAATATGGTAAAAATACCGTGAAAAAGGGTATTTATATAAAAGCCTTCTTGGACGACGAAACCTATCGACCCAAGGGCTAA
- a CDS encoding S1 RNA-binding domain-containing protein, whose amino-acid sequence MSIAKGQIIKGTVTGITNFGAFVKLESGETGLVHISEVADTFVKDVNDFLKVDDPVKVFVVSTDDKGKISLSIKRAKEKKKPQRPSLSFEDKISRFMKDSDEKLASLNKNMNAKRRSGNRY is encoded by the coding sequence ATGTCCATCGCTAAAGGGCAGATTATTAAGGGTACCGTAACGGGCATTACCAATTTTGGCGCATTTGTGAAGCTGGAGAGTGGTGAAACCGGACTGGTTCACATTTCTGAAGTCGCAGATACTTTTGTTAAAGATGTCAATGATTTTTTGAAAGTTGACGATCCTGTCAAAGTTTTTGTCGTCAGTACAGATGATAAGGGGAAAATTAGCTTATCCATCAAACGCGCAAAAGAAAAGAAAAAGCCACAACGTCCGTCGCTCAGCTTTGAGGATAAAATCTCGCGCTTTATGAAAGACAGCGATGAGAAACTGGCATCCCTGAACAAAAATATGAACGCCAAACGTCGCAGCGGAAATCGCTATTAA